A DNA window from Undibacterium sp. YM2 contains the following coding sequences:
- a CDS encoding methyltransferase domain-containing protein, producing the protein MADFINRDPRNPQFWDERFEKNFTPWDKGNVPADLQAFMQAASQPMNTLIPGCGNGYEAAFLAQAGWPVVAIDFSPAAVRSAQAAIGEWGKHVIEADFFAYTPEQELNLIYERAFFCALPPGMRADIVKRWAALLPTGALLAGYFFFDDAPDASLKGPPFTIHSAAFRELMLPYFDLLEERAVSDSIPVFAGKERWQVWRRL; encoded by the coding sequence ATGGCTGATTTCATTAACCGTGACCCACGCAATCCGCAATTCTGGGACGAGCGTTTTGAAAAAAACTTTACTCCCTGGGATAAGGGTAATGTACCGGCAGATTTGCAAGCTTTCATGCAGGCTGCATCTCAGCCCATGAATACGCTGATTCCGGGTTGTGGCAATGGCTATGAAGCAGCCTTTCTGGCGCAAGCAGGCTGGCCAGTGGTCGCCATCGATTTTTCGCCTGCTGCCGTGCGCAGTGCACAGGCAGCGATAGGCGAGTGGGGTAAGCATGTTATCGAGGCCGATTTTTTTGCCTACACTCCAGAGCAAGAGCTAAACCTGATCTATGAACGCGCCTTCTTTTGCGCCTTGCCACCTGGGATGCGAGCAGATATTGTCAAACGCTGGGCTGCACTGTTACCCACAGGCGCTTTGCTGGCAGGGTATTTTTTCTTTGATGATGCGCCAGATGCATCGCTCAAAGGGCCGCCATTTACCATACACAGTGCGGCATTCCGTGAATTGATGTTGCCGTATTTTGATTTGCTCGAAGAGCGGGCGGTCAGTGATTCCATCCCCGTGTTTGCGGGTAAGGAAAGATGGCAGGTGTGGCGGCGCTTGTAA
- a CDS encoding patatin-like phospholipase family protein gives MNKTVTLALQGGGSHGALTWGVLDRLLEDGRVSIEAISGSSAGAMNAVALAHGYLQGGADGARQALKNFWDSVASISPFNTVVDEHVLTADIAAQSELPAAMKHLFAWTRFFSPSQLNPFDINPLRDILAAQIDFERLRQLPGIQLFIATTQVSTGTLKLFRNRQMSLDVLLASACLPMIHRAVEIEGEAYWDGGLTANPPLFPLVHKCKARDIIAILLHAQPRAQIPSSASEIWHRLTEMGFSSTFHTELQGLLLAKREADRGWLTWGKLERRLRKLNLHVIAAPELMSQLSSHSKMNAQAIFLHSLHAEGRARAQVWLDQHFQQLGQQSSFRMAHLFR, from the coding sequence ATGAACAAAACAGTCACACTGGCATTGCAGGGTGGTGGATCACACGGCGCACTGACTTGGGGCGTGCTTGATCGTTTGCTCGAAGATGGGCGTGTCAGTATAGAGGCGATCAGTGGTTCCAGCGCCGGGGCCATGAATGCGGTGGCACTGGCGCATGGCTATTTGCAAGGCGGGGCAGATGGGGCCAGGCAGGCGCTGAAGAATTTTTGGGATAGCGTCGCCAGCATCTCCCCTTTCAATACGGTCGTGGATGAGCATGTGCTGACAGCGGATATCGCTGCTCAATCAGAGTTACCGGCAGCCATGAAGCATTTGTTTGCCTGGACACGTTTTTTCTCACCGAGCCAGCTCAATCCCTTCGATATCAACCCCTTGCGCGATATCCTGGCGGCGCAGATAGACTTTGAACGCTTGCGCCAGCTGCCTGGCATACAACTTTTTATCGCCACTACCCAGGTCAGTACCGGCACGCTAAAACTGTTCCGCAACCGCCAGATGAGCCTGGATGTCTTGCTGGCTTCCGCCTGTTTGCCGATGATACACAGAGCGGTGGAAATAGAGGGCGAAGCCTATTGGGATGGTGGCCTGACTGCTAACCCGCCTTTGTTTCCACTGGTGCATAAATGCAAGGCAAGGGACATCATCGCCATCCTTTTGCATGCCCAGCCCAGGGCGCAGATTCCTTCGTCTGCAAGTGAAATCTGGCACCGTCTGACCGAGATGGGTTTCAGCTCGACTTTTCATACGGAGCTGCAGGGATTGTTGCTGGCCAAGCGCGAAGCAGACCGTGGCTGGCTGACCTGGGGCAAGCTGGAACGCCGTTTGCGCAAGCTGAATCTGCATGTGATTGCCGCACCTGAACTCATGAGCCAGCTCAGTAGCCACAGCAAGATGAATGCACAGGCAATTTTTTTACATAGCCTGCATGCAGAAGGCCGTGCCCGTGCGCAAGTCTGGCTGGATCAGCATTTCCAGCAACTGGGACAACAATCGAGCTTCAGGATGGCACATCTGTTTCGCTAG
- the pssA gene encoding CDP-diacylglycerol--serine O-phosphatidyltransferase translates to MRLFKSASDLTHLNGIPLQADAVQTLHSAADYRSTLLAKIAQAKHRIYLCSLYLQNDEAGAEILQALYAAKKARPELDIAVLVDWHRAQRGLIGAAKSGGNAAWYQEISKANAYTVPLYGIPVQTRELFGVLHLKGFVIDDEVIYSGASLNNVYLHKQDKYRHDRYLLIHNKVLANSMVQFIREHLLSAAAVHRLDMPQIPGTRSIRREIKQFRSRLKSARYDCHVAEQEHDRHGLSVTPLVGVGKNNPLNKVICQLLAASKNQITICTPYFNFPLAVTREINRALKRGVRICIIVGDKTANDFFIPPEEPFKVIAALPYLYEVNLRRFAKSHQAEITSQQLQLRLWKDDDNTYHLKGMWIDQDYALMTGNNLNPRAFRLDLENALLMHDPQHELLQQRQDELSSIMEKTTVISHYRELEKNTDYPDPVRKLLGRLSGTRLDRLAYRVL, encoded by the coding sequence ATGCGCCTCTTCAAGTCCGCTTCCGACCTTACGCATTTAAACGGTATCCCGCTACAGGCGGATGCTGTCCAGACGCTGCATAGCGCAGCAGACTACCGCAGCACTTTACTGGCAAAAATTGCCCAGGCAAAACACAGGATTTATCTGTGCAGCCTCTACCTGCAAAATGATGAAGCCGGGGCAGAGATATTGCAGGCATTGTATGCCGCCAAGAAGGCCAGGCCCGAACTTGATATCGCCGTCTTGGTCGATTGGCACCGGGCGCAGCGTGGCCTGATAGGTGCAGCAAAGAGTGGTGGCAATGCCGCCTGGTATCAGGAGATCAGCAAGGCCAATGCCTATACCGTGCCTCTGTACGGCATTCCCGTGCAGACGCGTGAACTGTTTGGCGTGTTGCACCTGAAAGGCTTTGTCATTGATGATGAAGTCATCTACAGTGGTGCCAGCCTGAATAATGTGTATCTGCACAAGCAGGATAAATACCGCCATGACCGCTACCTGCTGATACACAATAAAGTGCTGGCCAACAGCATGGTGCAATTCATCCGTGAACATTTACTATCTGCCGCTGCCGTACACAGGCTGGATATGCCCCAGATACCCGGCACCCGCAGCATACGCCGCGAAATCAAGCAATTCAGGAGCAGGCTCAAAAGCGCCCGCTATGACTGCCATGTGGCTGAGCAAGAACATGACAGGCATGGCCTGAGCGTGACACCGCTGGTGGGTGTGGGTAAAAACAATCCACTGAATAAAGTCATTTGCCAGTTGCTCGCTGCCAGCAAGAACCAGATCACCATCTGCACACCTTATTTTAATTTCCCGCTGGCTGTCACCCGTGAAATTAACCGCGCCCTGAAGCGCGGCGTGCGCATCTGCATCATCGTGGGTGACAAGACGGCCAATGATTTCTTTATCCCACCTGAAGAACCTTTCAAGGTCATTGCCGCCTTGCCTTATCTGTACGAGGTTAACTTGCGCCGCTTTGCCAAATCCCATCAGGCAGAAATCACCAGCCAGCAATTGCAACTGCGTCTGTGGAAGGACGACGACAATACCTATCACCTGAAGGGCATGTGGATAGACCAGGATTATGCGCTGATGACCGGCAATAACCTGAATCCGCGTGCCTTCCGCCTCGATCTGGAAAACGCCTTGCTGATGCATGACCCGCAGCATGAACTGCTGCAGCAAAGACAGGATGAGTTGAGCAGCATCATGGAGAAAACGACGGTCATTTCACATTACCGTGAGCTGGAAAAGAATACGGATTATCCTGATCCCGTGCGCAAGCTGCTGGGGCGGCTTAGCGGTACGCGGCTGGACAGGCTGGCGTACAGGGTTTTGTAA
- a CDS encoding DUF969 domain-containing protein, which yields MNLALLLPLIGIPLVVIGFALRFNPLLVVTVAGLGTGFAVGMDFMSLLETFGEKFLNSRQLTSSLLILPIIGLLEHYGLRERAQQWVANIRSATTGRILMLYFVVREASAAMGLLSLGGQAQTVRPLLSPMAEGAASNLHGELPSAIRDRIAAHAAACDNVALFFGEDIFIAFGAVLLMTAFLKENGINGIEPLAIGIWGIPTALCALLIHLFRLSRLDASIAKDIAAWQKTNQAGRANAVVNA from the coding sequence ATGAACCTGGCGTTACTACTGCCACTGATAGGCATACCCCTGGTCGTCATCGGCTTTGCGCTGCGCTTCAACCCCTTGCTGGTTGTTACCGTCGCTGGTTTGGGTACAGGCTTCGCCGTCGGCATGGATTTCATGAGCCTGCTGGAAACCTTCGGTGAAAAATTCCTCAATAGCAGGCAACTCACCAGTTCATTATTGATCTTGCCCATCATAGGCTTGCTGGAACACTATGGCCTGCGTGAACGCGCCCAGCAATGGGTGGCGAACATACGCAGCGCAACTACTGGCCGTATCCTCATGCTGTACTTCGTCGTGCGTGAAGCCAGTGCTGCCATGGGCTTGCTGAGTCTGGGCGGACAGGCGCAAACCGTGCGGCCCTTGCTGTCACCAATGGCAGAAGGTGCCGCCAGCAATTTGCATGGCGAATTGCCATCCGCCATACGCGACCGCATCGCTGCCCATGCCGCAGCCTGCGACAACGTCGCCTTGTTTTTTGGCGAAGATATCTTCATTGCCTTTGGTGCCGTGCTGCTGATGACCGCCTTTCTGAAGGAAAATGGTATCAATGGCATTGAGCCACTGGCGATAGGTATCTGGGGCATACCAACGGCATTGTGCGCCTTGCTGATCCACCTGTTCCGCCTGTCGCGACTGGACGCCAGCATTGCCAAAGACATTGCGGCCTGGCAGAAAACTAATCAGGCAGGCCGGGCGAATGCGGTGGTGAACGCATGA
- a CDS encoding DUF979 domain-containing protein, producing MNSLVSINLVLYLIGIIVMLVAYMTLRDTSNPRRITTALFWFLFGFSFLFGDLMLATLGKPLTYRIVGITVLLMAALAGANLLGMGKHPDHDRPARLHIASKLGNRIFIPALTIPIVTVILTVVVKDFQIGSWFLLDQKNLTLTALCIACIYALGLACLYTRGTPLQAVRESRRLVDAIGWALILPQMLAMLGGVFVAAKTGQSIQDIVKLFINPESRLTLIIMYCTGMALFTMIMGNAFAAFPVMTAGIALPFLINQHHANPAALVAIGMFSGYCGTLMTPMAANFNIVPAALLELQDKYQVIKVQIPTALLVLTCNILLIHFFVFP from the coding sequence ATGAACAGCCTGGTCAGCATTAATCTGGTTCTTTACCTCATCGGCATCATCGTCATGCTGGTGGCTTACATGACGCTGCGCGATACCAGTAACCCGCGTCGTATCACAACGGCCTTGTTCTGGTTCCTGTTCGGCTTCAGCTTTTTGTTTGGCGACCTCATGTTGGCCACGCTGGGCAAGCCGTTGACTTACCGCATTGTTGGCATCACGGTCTTGTTGATGGCTGCGCTGGCAGGTGCGAATTTGCTGGGTATGGGCAAACATCCCGACCATGACAGACCAGCGCGCCTGCACATTGCCAGCAAGCTGGGTAACCGCATCTTTATCCCGGCACTGACGATACCCATCGTTACTGTGATATTGACTGTGGTGGTGAAAGACTTTCAGATAGGTAGCTGGTTTTTGCTGGACCAAAAGAATTTGACCCTGACTGCGTTATGCATAGCCTGTATATACGCTCTGGGCCTGGCTTGCCTTTACACCCGTGGCACGCCGCTGCAAGCTGTACGTGAGTCGCGTCGCCTGGTGGATGCCATAGGCTGGGCACTGATCTTGCCGCAAATGCTGGCCATGCTGGGTGGTGTGTTTGTTGCCGCCAAGACCGGGCAATCCATACAGGACATCGTCAAACTCTTCATCAACCCTGAAAGTCGCCTGACCCTGATCATCATGTATTGCACAGGCATGGCCTTGTTCACCATGATCATGGGCAATGCTTTTGCGGCTTTCCCCGTCATGACTGCCGGTATCGCCCTGCCATTCCTGATCAACCAGCACCATGCCAACCCGGCGGCGCTGGTGGCGATAGGCATGTTCTCTGGTTATTGCGGCACCCTGATGACACCGATGGCCGCCAACTTCAACATCGTGCCCGCCGCCTTATTGGAGTTGCAAGATAAGTATCAAGTGATTAAAGTGCAGATACCGACAGCGCTGCTGGTGCTGACCTGCAATATCCTGTTGATACATTTCTTTGTTTTTCCCTGA
- the pcp gene encoding pyroglutamyl-peptidase I has translation MKRILLTGFDPFGGEQSNPSWEVVRRLDGLLIGDNHQIVSARLPCEFTNSLQILEAALRQHHPAIVIGLGQAGGRADISLERIAINIDDARIPDNVGVQPVDVPVVEGGPAAYFTSLPIKAIAQELHLSGIPASVSQTAGTFVCNHVFYGLMHLASRADSGIQRAGFIHIPYLPEQAVAHAGAASMPLEMLKTAILKVLESVLKTDKDLRIAGGATH, from the coding sequence ATGAAACGCATTTTACTGACGGGATTTGATCCCTTTGGCGGCGAGCAAAGTAATCCCTCCTGGGAAGTGGTGCGCAGGCTGGATGGCTTGCTCATCGGTGACAATCACCAGATCGTCAGTGCCCGCCTGCCTTGCGAATTTACGAATTCCCTGCAGATACTGGAAGCCGCACTCAGGCAACATCATCCCGCGATTGTGATAGGCCTGGGCCAGGCTGGTGGACGTGCCGACATCAGCCTGGAACGTATCGCCATCAACATCGATGATGCCCGCATACCTGATAACGTAGGCGTGCAACCCGTCGATGTGCCTGTGGTAGAGGGTGGCCCGGCCGCCTATTTCACCAGCCTGCCCATCAAGGCCATAGCGCAGGAACTGCATTTGAGCGGCATACCCGCATCGGTATCACAGACCGCTGGCACTTTTGTCTGCAACCACGTGTTTTACGGCCTCATGCATCTGGCAAGCAGGGCAGACAGTGGCATACAAAGAGCTGGCTTCATTCACATCCCCTATTTGCCTGAGCAGGCCGTGGCGCATGCGGGAGCAGCCAGCATGCCGCTGGAAATGCTAAAGACAGCGATACTGAAAGTGCTGGAAAGTGTATTGAAGACCGACAAGGATTTACGTATCGCCGGTGGGGCGACACATTAG
- a CDS encoding DUF4407 domain-containing protein, whose protein sequence is MSYFHPRSLVQAGKALLALSAAVSLKVLDAQDSNGNYLYARGRHKYFGIGALVIFFALFAGYGMAHMLASMVNVSSSGAIIAGCLWAVFQWCLERQMIMSIQSDAGWRAKSMGLFWRSLLALLSAITMVYPFFVDSNRAEITVKTGELERTRLIQNLQSAQLATGLPALQQDVAALDDKLQKAEDKLHSEPPQIAEMRQQLQTMREQAKTEERRANGQIANWRKALAVALPEQAVLLEQKISAAKNRINAAKARCLRQEQDINTTLIAWRKEKLAEKAQVAEERHEANAIASKARADAQVLEKTQTEHIQAASHAGFAADFAATWDMLQNDMHRRLQFIWWLLWFLTIELVAIIVKFTSHTDVDARLNADEHLLKFDISSNFTLRREQIEVGQLREMTALKGERAALQADDGISAAALATIRQMRQLEQQAELSSGNVSSGLRSLLQETLNTMNANFLRLLVNK, encoded by the coding sequence ATGTCCTACTTCCATCCCCGCAGTCTGGTACAAGCAGGCAAAGCCTTGCTGGCCTTGTCGGCAGCAGTCAGTCTCAAAGTGCTGGATGCGCAGGACAGCAATGGCAATTACCTGTATGCACGTGGCCGCCACAAGTATTTTGGCATAGGTGCGCTGGTGATTTTCTTTGCCCTGTTTGCCGGTTATGGCATGGCGCATATGCTGGCCAGCATGGTAAACGTCAGCAGCTCAGGTGCGATTATTGCCGGTTGTTTGTGGGCGGTATTCCAGTGGTGCCTGGAGCGGCAGATGATCATGTCGATACAATCAGATGCCGGTTGGCGGGCAAAGAGCATGGGTCTGTTCTGGCGCAGTCTGCTGGCACTGTTATCCGCAATTACCATGGTCTATCCTTTTTTTGTCGATAGCAACCGTGCCGAGATCACGGTAAAAACCGGCGAACTGGAACGCACCCGCCTGATACAAAACCTGCAAAGTGCGCAACTGGCAACCGGTTTGCCTGCGCTTCAACAGGATGTAGCTGCGCTGGATGACAAGCTGCAAAAAGCAGAAGACAAACTGCACAGCGAGCCACCGCAAATCGCAGAGATGCGCCAGCAATTGCAGACCATGCGTGAGCAGGCAAAAACCGAGGAGCGACGCGCCAATGGGCAGATCGCCAACTGGCGCAAAGCCCTAGCTGTCGCTTTGCCTGAACAGGCTGTCTTGCTAGAACAAAAAATCAGCGCCGCAAAAAACCGCATCAACGCTGCCAAAGCCAGATGCCTGAGACAAGAGCAAGACATCAACACGACCCTGATCGCCTGGCGCAAAGAGAAGCTGGCGGAGAAGGCGCAAGTCGCAGAAGAACGCCATGAAGCCAATGCCATCGCCAGCAAAGCCAGGGCCGATGCGCAAGTGCTGGAAAAAACCCAGACCGAGCATATACAGGCAGCATCCCATGCGGGTTTTGCAGCCGATTTCGCCGCCACCTGGGACATGCTGCAAAACGACATGCACAGGCGCTTGCAATTCATCTGGTGGCTGCTGTGGTTTTTGACGATAGAGCTGGTCGCCATCATCGTCAAGTTCACCAGCCATACCGATGTCGATGCACGGCTGAATGCGGATGAACACTTGCTCAAGTTCGACATCAGCAGCAATTTCACTTTGCGCCGGGAGCAAATTGAAGTCGGGCAATTGCGCGAGATGACGGCACTCAAGGGTGAACGTGCCGCTCTGCAGGCGGATGACGGTATCAGTGCGGCTGCACTGGCGACCATCAGGCAGATGCGGCAACTGGAGCAACAGGCGGAGCTTAGCTCAGGCAATGTCTCATCAGGCTTGCGGTCTTTATTGCAAGAAACCCTGAACACCATGAATGCGAATTTTTTACGCTTGCTAGTGAATAAATAA
- a CDS encoding LytTR family DNA-binding domain-containing protein, with amino-acid sequence MPKCVVAEDESLLREALLQQLSLAWPDLEIAAACDDGGSALEAIAMHQPDVVFLDIRMPGLSGLEVAAAMTEVSPQSQIVFVTAYNQYAIDAFEKGAVDYLLKPITQDRLLATVKRLQMRALTGTADLQAISTLVRQLSGGPADVPKPAPLVWITASVGNETRLIMVDDIAYFQADSKYTVVMTAEGESLLRKPIRDLLQVLDNSMFKQIHRSTIVNLRAIASISRDDSGKGLVKLKTRPETLSVSQPFMVLFRNM; translated from the coding sequence ATGCCTAAGTGCGTTGTCGCCGAAGATGAGAGTCTGCTGCGCGAAGCCTTGTTGCAGCAACTAAGCCTGGCCTGGCCTGATCTGGAGATTGCCGCTGCCTGTGATGATGGCGGTAGCGCGCTGGAAGCCATCGCCATGCATCAGCCAGATGTGGTGTTCCTTGATATTCGCATGCCGGGTTTGAGTGGACTGGAAGTAGCCGCAGCCATGACCGAAGTCAGCCCGCAAAGCCAGATCGTGTTCGTCACAGCCTATAACCAGTATGCGATCGATGCTTTTGAAAAAGGAGCAGTCGATTATCTGTTGAAGCCAATTACCCAGGACAGGCTGCTCGCCACCGTCAAGCGCCTGCAGATGCGTGCGCTGACCGGCACGGCTGATTTGCAGGCCATCAGCACCCTGGTGCGCCAGCTCAGCGGCGGCCCGGCAGATGTACCCAAACCCGCACCGTTAGTGTGGATCACCGCCAGCGTGGGTAATGAAACGCGGTTGATTATGGTCGATGATATTGCCTACTTCCAGGCCGACAGCAAATACACCGTGGTCATGACCGCCGAGGGTGAATCGCTGCTACGCAAACCCATACGCGATTTGCTACAGGTGCTGGACAACAGCATGTTCAAGCAGATACATCGCTCCACCATCGTCAACCTGCGGGCAATCGCCTCGATCAGCCGTGACGATAGTGGCAAGGGTCTGGTCAAACTCAAGACCAGGCCGGAGACGCTGAGCGTCAGCCAGCCCTTCATGGTCTTGTTCAGGAATATGTAG
- a CDS encoding sensor histidine kinase: protein MFTTIWFILRASFGWGLLIMFTTILIVNGIFRNHLPGEFILIPFSLVALVMGISFSHVRRVRLIASKVDTNTLANRQRRQIEIPLEASEAFELVDAAIRELPGAEDTESARDSLQIRAKIKRIDPYQANFIDELKVLDFLTTKRNQILATITPGDGIGSLTLICEPERPAWTDFFLVDNGTNLENAEAITRAITRRIAERRRKEKASAAQSVTEKELTVAKLNLLHAQVEPHFLYNTLASAQLLTRADPAAADQMLGNLITYLRHSLPRTEDTTSSIGEELERSIAYLDIMKIRMGARLNIQIQVAEELKSLPFPMMMLQTLVENAIKHGLEPKTGGGTIWIIARQHEGNVAVTVADDGNGLGTEIGGTGIGLKNVRERLRLAHGNAASFVLVGNFPSGVAATITVPVVISKGEQHA from the coding sequence ATGTTCACGACTATCTGGTTTATCTTACGCGCCAGTTTTGGCTGGGGATTGCTGATCATGTTCACCACGATCTTGATCGTGAATGGCATTTTCAGAAACCACTTGCCAGGTGAGTTTATTCTCATCCCTTTCAGTCTCGTGGCCTTGGTCATGGGGATCAGCTTCTCGCATGTGCGCAGGGTACGTCTGATTGCCAGCAAGGTTGATACCAACACGCTGGCCAATCGCCAACGCCGCCAGATCGAAATCCCGCTGGAGGCAAGCGAAGCTTTTGAGCTGGTCGATGCCGCCATCCGCGAATTGCCGGGTGCAGAAGATACCGAGAGCGCCAGGGACAGCCTGCAAATACGCGCCAAGATCAAGCGCATAGACCCCTACCAGGCTAACTTCATTGATGAATTGAAGGTACTTGATTTCTTGACGACCAAGCGCAACCAGATTCTCGCGACTATCACTCCCGGCGATGGCATAGGCAGCCTGACCCTGATTTGCGAACCTGAGCGCCCGGCCTGGACAGATTTCTTCCTCGTCGATAATGGAACCAATCTGGAAAATGCCGAAGCCATCACCCGCGCCATTACCCGCCGCATTGCAGAACGCAGGCGCAAGGAAAAAGCCAGTGCGGCACAGTCTGTGACGGAAAAAGAATTGACGGTAGCAAAACTCAATTTGCTGCATGCCCAGGTAGAGCCGCACTTCCTGTACAACACCCTGGCCAGTGCGCAATTATTGACACGCGCAGACCCGGCAGCGGCTGACCAGATGCTGGGCAACCTGATTACCTATTTGCGCCACTCATTGCCACGCACCGAAGACACAACATCGAGCATAGGCGAAGAACTGGAACGCTCCATTGCCTATCTCGACATCATGAAGATACGCATGGGTGCCCGCCTGAATATACAGATACAAGTAGCAGAAGAGTTGAAAAGCCTGCCCTTCCCCATGATGATGCTGCAAACCCTGGTGGAAAACGCCATCAAGCACGGCCTGGAACCCAAGACCGGCGGTGGCACTATCTGGATCATCGCCAGGCAACATGAAGGTAATGTTGCCGTCACAGTGGCTGATGACGGCAATGGCCTGGGAACAGAAATTGGCGGCACCGGCATAGGCTTGAAGAATGTGCGTGAGCGTCTGCGTCTGGCGCATGGCAATGCGGCGAGTTTTGTGCTGGTAGGTAATTTCCCCAGCGGGGTCGCTGCAACTATCACGGTGCCCGTCGTCATAAGCAAAGGAGAACAACATGCCTAA
- a CDS encoding DUF4337 domain-containing protein, which produces MDIDPLETVEQLTEQQEEAKQSKASNQLNIWVAITVALLATFMGICKVKDDNIVQAMQQSQANKIDHWAFYQARNMREELAKSTELQLRLASKNVPADQKAEYQAAIDSYAKLAKEQHDKKEELKKQAEQDQVDYDNANYKDDQFDLSDALLAIAISLLAVTALTKQRWLYFVTLVPTGFGVLMGLAGLMGWHIHPTALVALLS; this is translated from the coding sequence ATGGACATCGATCCCCTGGAAACCGTAGAGCAATTAACAGAGCAACAGGAAGAAGCCAAACAAAGCAAGGCCAGCAATCAATTGAATATCTGGGTTGCCATTACTGTCGCTTTGCTGGCGACTTTCATGGGCATTTGCAAGGTCAAGGACGATAATATCGTCCAGGCCATGCAGCAATCACAGGCCAACAAGATAGATCACTGGGCGTTTTACCAGGCGCGCAATATGCGGGAAGAACTGGCCAAATCGACGGAATTGCAACTGCGCCTGGCTTCCAAAAATGTGCCTGCTGACCAAAAGGCAGAATATCAGGCCGCCATCGATAGCTATGCAAAACTGGCGAAAGAGCAGCATGACAAAAAAGAGGAACTGAAAAAACAGGCCGAGCAAGACCAGGTCGATTACGACAACGCCAATTACAAGGACGACCAGTTCGACTTGTCAGATGCCTTGCTGGCGATTGCGATTTCCCTGCTGGCAGTCACTGCGCTGACCAAACAGCGCTGGCTGTATTTCGTCACGCTGGTGCCTACCGGTTTTGGTGTGCTGATGGGCCTGGCAGGTTTGATGGGCTGGCATATACATCCAACGGCGCTGGTGGCCTTGTTGTCTTGA
- a CDS encoding ABC transporter substrate-binding protein codes for MRRENLSTCKAYSHLLNILLLGILALPGFVMPAMAQDLQIFTEDWPPISFGSGNKAEGMAVEVVQAMQAHIGNSQPIQVVPWARGYKALLEEPNTLLFTVGRSEEREKLMVLLGPIAVSTTSLYTRKGNAARLHSMGDEIQKLKVGAYRSSIFADTARKKGFQNIEQAPTPQIIANMLLAKRFDLWVEGSLVVSSVLKEIGHTADDVEKVKVLDSLELYLAFSTSTPPATIKVWEDALRWLKKEGHFARIHQKWLPNEPPPMAVIRLDPTGKP; via the coding sequence ATGCGCCGGGAAAATCTCTCCACCTGCAAGGCTTATTCGCACCTGCTTAACATCCTTCTGCTTGGCATACTGGCATTGCCCGGTTTTGTGATGCCTGCAATGGCGCAAGACCTGCAGATTTTCACCGAAGACTGGCCCCCCATCAGCTTTGGCAGTGGTAACAAGGCAGAGGGCATGGCTGTTGAGGTCGTGCAAGCCATGCAGGCACACATAGGCAATAGCCAGCCCATACAAGTCGTACCCTGGGCACGCGGTTACAAGGCCTTGCTGGAAGAACCGAACACCCTGTTGTTTACGGTTGGGCGTTCTGAAGAACGCGAAAAACTCATGGTCTTGCTAGGCCCGATTGCGGTCTCGACCACCTCACTGTATACGCGCAAGGGCAATGCCGCACGTCTGCACAGCATGGGTGACGAGATACAAAAACTCAAGGTCGGTGCCTACCGTTCCAGCATCTTTGCAGATACCGCCCGCAAGAAGGGTTTTCAAAATATAGAGCAGGCACCGACACCGCAAATCATTGCGAATATGCTGCTGGCCAAACGCTTTGATTTATGGGTGGAAGGCAGCCTGGTAGTTTCGTCCGTGCTCAAGGAAATTGGCCACACTGCAGATGATGTGGAAAAAGTCAAAGTCCTAGACAGCCTGGAACTGTACCTGGCGTTCTCCACCTCCACTCCACCCGCCACAATCAAGGTCTGGGAAGATGCCTTGCGCTGGCTGAAGAAAGAAGGCCACTTCGCCCGCATCCATCAGAAGTGGCTACCGAATGAGCCACCACCGATGGCAGTGATACGGCTGGATCCAACTGGCAAGCCCTGA